A genomic window from Salvia splendens isolate huo1 chromosome 11, SspV2, whole genome shotgun sequence includes:
- the LOC121755004 gene encoding zinc finger protein JAGGED-like: MRSEANSLDLNNLPEDYTKQTLGDTSSSAGKKKSGVEEEKDEGGKVYECRFCSLKFCKSQALGGHMNRHRQERETETLNKARQLVFSNDVAPPHLNYVSSGGFHQAPSRMFPTTPPPPHCDYYMLSNSCYAAAAPPANGSFYTCIGAPVRGLDWDSPMHNQDHEGLSWGRR, encoded by the exons AT GAGATCAGAAGCGAATTCATTAGACCTCAATAATCTACCTGAAGATTATACCAAACAGACCTTAGGCGACACCTCTTCATCTGCAG GGAAAAAGAAAAGCGGCGTCGAGGAGGAAAAAGATGAAGGTGGGAAGGTGTATGAGTGCAGGTTTTGTTCCCTCAAATTCTGCAAATCTCAAGCCCTTGGGGGACACATGAATCGCCACCGCCAAG AAAGGGAGACAGAAACCCTGAACAAGGCTCGTCAGCTAGTGTTCAGTAACGATGTTGCTCCGCCTCACTTAAATTACGTCTCGAG CGGAGGGTTTCATCAAGCACCTTCTAGAATGTTCCCAAccactccgccgccgccgcactGCGACTACTACATGCTCTCCAACTCCTGCTACGCTGCCGCAGCCCCTCCGGCCAACGGGAGCTTCTACACCTGCATCGGTGCCCCCGTTCGGGGCCTCGACTGGGACTCACCGATGCACAATCAGGATCATGAGGGGCTCAGCTGGGGCCGGAGGTAG
- the LOC121756060 gene encoding uncharacterized protein LOC121756060: protein MNRYAIHQNSFAAYEEVRGRSAEMKETVICPKPRRLGLLQTTLHDPRPLRWHASHHQELFDSKAGSELLDIILAKGGCGSDQAVPPVASSSPPFFSGSPPSRVSNPLIQDARFGAERCSPVSPSSTRKGGCVRVNFGNNPAVRVEGFECLDRDRRNCSIPALA, encoded by the exons ATGAATCGCTACGCAATCCACCAAAACAGCTTTGCTGCCTATGAAGAGGTGAGGGGCAGATCTGCAGAGATGAAGGAAACGGTCATCTGCCCTAAGCCGCGGCGGCTCGGCTTGCTCCAGACCACGCTTCATGACCCGAGACCTCTGAGATGGCACGCCag CCATCACCAGGAATTATTTGATTCCAAAGCCGGAAGCGAGCTTCTGGACATCATCCTAGCTAAG GGTGGTTGTGGTAGTGATCAAGCGGTCCCACCGGTAGCCTCGTCGTCGCCCCCATTTTTTTCAGGGTCGCCGCCGAGCAGAGTATCTAACCCGCTAATTCAAGACGCGCGGTTCGGGGCTGAGCGCTGCAGCCCTGTTTCCCCCTCCTCCACCCGCAAGGGGGGCTGTGTGCGGGTGAATTTTGGGAACAACCCGGCCGTGAGGGTGGAGGGGTTCGAGTGCCTGGACAGGGATAGGCGCAACTGCAGCATCCCTGCCCTAGCTTAA